A single window of Synechococcus sp. CBW1004 DNA harbors:
- a CDS encoding amino acid ABC transporter substrate-binding protein — translation MRAAILAVLPLLMGLVVGCGDREAPQAGASPTLQRIRESKRLACGINGQLPGFSSLAPDGRYEGFDVDLCRAVAAALGEGIRLELRPLTLAESLTAVVSGEVDLLSRNLTMTLSRDATGGNGLSFAPVMVHDGGGVLAPVASGIRRLPDLAGRTVCVISGSTNELVLADRMRREGVPYTPLRFRSADDTFSAYLAGRCSAISSDRSGLAARRSRFPKPQEHGLLPEVLSREPLAPATAQADPAWADAVRWVMHSLVEAEERGISQGRLETTLAAARRDPRRSDLRRFLGVEGNLGASLGLPADFSVRVIRAVGNYGELFRRHLGQGSALGLERGLDRLAGDGGLQQSPPFR, via the coding sequence ATGCGCGCGGCAATCCTGGCGGTGCTGCCGCTGCTGATGGGACTTGTGGTCGGCTGCGGCGACAGGGAGGCCCCACAGGCCGGTGCCAGTCCCACCCTCCAGCGCATCCGGGAGAGCAAACGGCTGGCCTGCGGCATCAACGGCCAGCTGCCTGGCTTCAGCAGCCTGGCGCCCGATGGCCGCTACGAGGGATTCGACGTGGACCTGTGCCGTGCCGTGGCGGCGGCCCTCGGGGAGGGGATCCGGCTGGAGCTGCGGCCGCTGACCCTGGCCGAGAGCCTGACGGCCGTGGTCAGCGGCGAGGTGGATCTGCTCTCCCGCAACCTCACGATGACGCTCAGCCGCGATGCCACCGGCGGCAACGGGCTCAGCTTCGCACCGGTGATGGTGCACGACGGCGGCGGCGTGCTGGCGCCCGTGGCCAGTGGCATCCGCCGCCTGCCCGACCTGGCCGGGCGGACCGTCTGCGTGATCAGCGGCTCGACCAATGAGCTGGTGCTGGCCGACCGCATGCGCCGCGAGGGGGTGCCCTACACGCCCCTGCGCTTCCGCAGCGCCGACGACACGTTCAGCGCCTATCTAGCAGGACGCTGCAGCGCCATCAGCAGTGACCGCTCCGGCCTGGCCGCCCGCCGCAGCCGCTTTCCCAAGCCCCAGGAGCACGGCCTGCTGCCGGAGGTGCTGAGCCGCGAACCGCTGGCCCCCGCCACCGCCCAGGCGGATCCGGCCTGGGCGGACGCGGTGCGCTGGGTGATGCACTCCTTGGTGGAGGCCGAGGAGCGGGGCATCAGCCAAGGCCGGCTCGAGACCACCCTGGCCGCCGCCCGCCGTGACCCGCGCCGCAGCGATCTGCGCCGCTTTCTCGGGGTGGAGGGGAACCTGGGGGCCTCGCTGGGCCTGCCCGCCGATTTCAGCGTGCGCGTGATCCGGGCGGTGGGGAACTACGGCGAGCTGTTCCGCCGGCACCTTGGCCAGGGGTCTGCGCTGGGGCTGGAGCGAGGCCTCGACCGGCTTGCCGGAGACGGCGGGCTGCAGCAATCGCCTCCCTTTCGCTGA
- a CDS encoding amino acid ABC transporter ATP-binding protein, with amino-acid sequence MQSPADQPASLMIEASGVQKWYPNGYHALRGCDLRVSRGEVVVIMGPSGSGKSTFLRTFNALEEFQKGSITVDGIVLSNDLRRIDAIRREVGMVFQQFNLFPHLSVLENLTLAPVLVRRRPRAEVESQAQALLERVGIAEQAHKYPGQLSGGQQQRVAIARALCMEPRILLFDEPTSALDPEMVREVLEVMQDLADDDITMVVVTHEVRFARQVAHRVVLMDEGLVVEEAPPETFFTNPSHGRTRRFLEQIL; translated from the coding sequence ATGCAAAGCCCAGCCGATCAGCCCGCCAGCCTGATGATCGAGGCCAGCGGCGTCCAGAAGTGGTACCCCAACGGCTACCACGCCCTGCGCGGCTGCGACCTGAGGGTCAGCCGCGGCGAGGTTGTGGTGATCATGGGCCCCTCCGGATCGGGCAAGAGCACCTTCCTGCGCACCTTCAATGCCCTCGAGGAGTTCCAGAAGGGCAGCATCACGGTGGATGGCATCGTCCTGTCGAACGATCTGCGCCGCATCGACGCCATCCGCCGGGAGGTGGGGATGGTGTTCCAGCAGTTCAACCTGTTCCCGCACCTGAGCGTGCTGGAGAACCTCACCCTCGCGCCGGTGCTGGTGCGACGTCGCCCCAGGGCTGAGGTCGAGAGCCAGGCCCAGGCCCTGCTCGAGCGGGTGGGCATCGCCGAGCAGGCGCACAAGTATCCCGGTCAGCTCTCCGGCGGCCAGCAACAGCGGGTGGCGATCGCCCGCGCCCTGTGCATGGAGCCGCGCATCCTGCTGTTCGATGAGCCCACCAGCGCCCTGGATCCGGAGATGGTGCGCGAGGTGCTGGAGGTGATGCAGGATCTGGCCGACGACGACATCACGATGGTGGTCGTCACCCACGAGGTGCGGTTCGCCCGGCAGGTGGCCCATCGGGTCGTGCTGATGGACGAGGGCCTGGTGGTGGAGGAAGCCCCGCCGGAGACGTTCTTCACCAACCCCAGCCACGGGCGCACCCGCAGGTTCCTGGAGCAGATCCTCTGA
- a CDS encoding glycoside hydrolase family 57 protein, translating to MADGDLALVLHAHLPYVRSGEAGSLEEDWYFQALQECYLPLLEMLEAAAADPTQEPRLTMGVSPTLLSLLCDAELNARFVPWLQLRLQLLQGAPTPLEAAARDLSGRLEAARDQFLACDGDVLPRLRALQRLGVLDLITCGATHGYLPLLRDAPEAVRAQLLTAVREHQRLLGERPLGIWLPECAYYEGLDQHLAACGLRYTLLDGHGLLHALPRPRYGVYAPICSPAGVAFFARDSESTLPVWSASQGYPGDGAYREFHRDLGWDLSDAQLAALGIGSRRPLGLKLHRVTSQGCPLDTKQPYDPAAAAQRLEEHATAYLRGRSRQLQALARAIDRPPLLVAPFDAELFGHWWFEGPRFLGALFRQAADSGVRFTHLRQVLSAGQALQVCQPSPSSWGQGGYHNYWLNESNSWVVAEWQRASRAMVRRVNRGVGSASQRELLTQAGRELLLAQSSDWSFILRAGTTTELARERIHRHLERFWRLMDAIDRGTELPEGWLEALQHEDGLFPLLNAADWATPPLRATPGHPPKPRG from the coding sequence ATGGCCGACGGCGATCTGGCCCTTGTGCTCCACGCCCACCTGCCCTATGTGCGGTCGGGCGAGGCGGGATCCCTGGAGGAGGACTGGTACTTCCAGGCGCTTCAGGAGTGCTATCTGCCCCTGCTGGAGATGCTGGAGGCGGCCGCCGCTGACCCCACCCAGGAGCCGCGGCTGACGATGGGGGTCTCCCCCACCCTGCTGTCGCTGCTGTGTGACGCGGAGCTCAACGCCCGCTTCGTGCCGTGGCTGCAGCTGCGCCTGCAGCTGCTTCAGGGGGCCCCCACGCCCCTGGAGGCCGCCGCCCGCGATCTCTCCGGTCGGCTGGAGGCTGCCCGCGATCAGTTCCTCGCCTGTGACGGGGATGTGCTGCCCCGCCTGCGGGCCCTGCAGCGCCTGGGGGTGCTCGACCTGATCACCTGCGGCGCCACCCACGGCTACCTGCCCCTGCTGCGTGATGCGCCCGAGGCGGTGCGGGCCCAGCTGCTCACCGCCGTCCGCGAGCATCAGCGTCTGCTGGGCGAGCGGCCGCTGGGGATCTGGCTGCCGGAGTGCGCCTACTACGAAGGGCTCGATCAGCACCTGGCCGCCTGCGGCCTTCGCTACACGCTCCTCGACGGCCATGGGTTGCTGCATGCCCTGCCCCGTCCCCGCTACGGGGTCTACGCCCCGATCTGCTCTCCTGCCGGGGTGGCCTTCTTCGCCCGTGACAGCGAATCCACCCTGCCGGTCTGGAGCGCCAGCCAGGGCTACCCCGGTGACGGCGCCTACCGGGAATTCCACCGCGACCTGGGCTGGGATCTCAGCGACGCGCAGCTGGCCGCGCTCGGCATCGGCAGTCGCCGGCCCCTGGGCCTGAAGCTGCATCGGGTCACCTCTCAGGGCTGCCCCCTCGATACCAAACAGCCCTACGACCCCGCCGCGGCGGCGCAGCGCCTGGAGGAGCACGCCACCGCCTACCTGCGCGGCCGCTCCCGCCAGCTGCAGGCCCTCGCCCGCGCCATCGATCGCCCGCCGCTGCTGGTGGCCCCCTTCGACGCCGAGCTGTTCGGCCACTGGTGGTTCGAGGGCCCCCGCTTCCTGGGTGCCCTGTTCCGTCAGGCGGCCGACTCCGGGGTGCGCTTCACCCACCTGCGCCAGGTGCTCAGCGCCGGCCAGGCCCTGCAGGTGTGCCAGCCGTCTCCCTCCAGCTGGGGCCAGGGCGGCTACCACAACTACTGGCTCAACGAGAGCAATTCCTGGGTGGTGGCCGAGTGGCAGCGGGCCTCGCGCGCCATGGTCCGCCGCGTCAACCGGGGGGTGGGCAGCGCCAGCCAGCGGGAGCTGCTCACCCAGGCGGGCCGCGAACTGCTGCTCGCCCAGAGCTCCGATTGGAGCTTCATCCTGCGGGCCGGCACCACCACCGAGCTGGCGCGCGAGCGCATCCATCGCCATCTCGAGCGCTTCTGGCGCCTGATGGATGCAATCGACCGCGGCACGGAGCTGCCCGAGGGCTGGCTGGAGGCGCTGCAGCACGAGGATGGCCTCTTTCCGCTGCTCAACGCCGCCGACTGGGCGACGCCGCCACTGCGGGCCACGCCAGGCCATCCGCCCAAGCCGCGGGGTTGA
- a CDS encoding amino acid ABC transporter substrate-binding protein, translated as MRMFQRWQTTLPIACATSALLLAGCASEGGGGVQSQKLATITTRGKLVCGVDGKLPGFSFVGPDGTYRGLDVDVCRALAAALFGDPGKLEYRDLNSSERFVALSSGEVDVLSRNTTNTLSRDAAGGNGLSFGPTVFYDGQGVMAPISSGIRSLKDLAGKPICVETGTTTELNLADRMRELDVPYTPLKFQTGDQTYAAYLGGRCVAVTSDRSQLAGKRTNFPNPSEHALLPDVLSKEPLAPAVVNADPAWADAVRWVTYALMQAEELGITKANVAERVQLAKANPNQADLRRFLGVEGEFGKQLGLPADFVVKAVSTTGNYGEIFERNVGMGSPLKLERGLNRQWNKGGLIYSPPFR; from the coding sequence ATGAGGATGTTCCAGCGTTGGCAAACAACGCTCCCGATCGCCTGCGCGACCTCCGCCCTGCTGCTCGCCGGCTGTGCCAGTGAAGGCGGCGGCGGGGTGCAGAGTCAGAAGCTGGCCACGATCACCACCCGAGGCAAGCTCGTCTGTGGTGTCGACGGCAAGCTGCCAGGCTTCAGCTTCGTCGGCCCCGATGGCACCTACCGCGGCCTCGATGTCGACGTCTGCCGTGCCCTGGCGGCGGCTCTGTTCGGCGACCCCGGCAAGCTCGAATACCGCGATCTCAACTCCAGCGAGCGCTTCGTCGCCCTCTCCAGTGGCGAAGTGGATGTGCTCTCCCGCAACACCACCAACACCCTAAGCCGTGATGCGGCCGGCGGCAACGGCCTGAGCTTCGGACCCACCGTCTTCTATGACGGCCAGGGCGTGATGGCACCGATCAGCAGCGGCATCCGCAGCCTCAAGGATCTGGCCGGCAAACCGATCTGCGTCGAAACCGGCACCACCACCGAGCTCAATCTCGCCGACCGGATGCGCGAGCTCGATGTGCCCTACACCCCCCTGAAGTTCCAGACGGGGGATCAGACCTACGCCGCCTACCTGGGCGGCCGTTGCGTCGCCGTCACCAGCGATCGCTCCCAGCTGGCCGGTAAACGCACCAACTTCCCCAATCCCTCCGAGCACGCGCTGCTGCCGGACGTGCTCAGCAAGGAACCGCTGGCCCCGGCCGTCGTCAACGCCGACCCCGCCTGGGCTGACGCCGTGCGCTGGGTCACCTACGCCCTCATGCAGGCTGAGGAGCTGGGCATCACCAAGGCCAACGTGGCCGAGCGCGTCCAGCTCGCCAAGGCCAATCCCAACCAGGCCGACCTGCGCCGCTTCCTCGGTGTCGAGGGGGAGTTCGGCAAGCAGCTGGGGCTTCCCGCCGACTTCGTCGTCAAGGCGGTGTCCACCACCGGCAACTACGGCGAGATCTTTGAGCGCAACGTCGGCATGGGGTCCCCCCTCAAGCTTGAGCGGGGCCTGAACCGCCAGTGGAACAAGGGCGGCCTGATCTATTCGCCCCCGTTCCGTTGA
- a CDS encoding CHASE domain-containing protein, with the protein MLPPPSPPSQQGAPQASVEARSAGDPSAQAPAAVPATARRLLSAFRRLLIGSQRRLPLVVLVLGLGLTAAVAEQTRRLGQQSHEQIERALLDDVADAIEMKLKEVIDTINGVAGLFNASAEVDRREFSTYYETLRREENSLAGIQGIGFSRFLTAAQWPSQTAALRAEGFDDFTIRPPGPRPYGSAIVYLEPFDLRNQRAFGFDMYSEPVRRRAMDRAAQTGRASLSGQVQLVQEGTIDVQPGVLIYLPVCRQGTRTPPRSASQYSTTLQGWAYAPIRVGDLVQAALRTINNPVLAGSTVRVYDGDTVASSDLIFDNTRQQNRPSLGHAQYQPITVAGRRWRIGIQLSDQLIGPGGWSGQVLLVLVLGSMGTVIASLATAMLITNHLRTREALAIAEKANQERALAATVFEASPEAIVVTDSQGRVLSANQSFARITGYAGAEILGRSLNLLKSGRHEGDFYARLWEDARERGFWQGEIWNRLRSGEIRRHELSVTAVHDSALQISHFVGMLQDITDRHHAQELVRYRALHDELTGLPGRAMLQEKLNVALAVAERQGGHVGLLFLDLNGFKPVNDQYGHAIGDRVLRLVAQRLRAATHSEDLVARLGGDEFVILVPRAIGLEELQAFAQKIQAVIRLCSSEFDLPIAISASIGIALSPQHGISSGQLLDAADQAMYRSKQDDSHGITIARQVPTTLAAPGDDSQPGS; encoded by the coding sequence ATGCTGCCTCCGCCGTCGCCGCCGTCGCAGCAGGGGGCCCCACAGGCGTCCGTTGAGGCGCGCTCCGCAGGGGATCCATCGGCCCAGGCACCTGCCGCCGTCCCTGCCACCGCGCGGCGGCTGCTCTCTGCGTTTCGCCGGTTGTTGATCGGCAGCCAGCGGCGCCTGCCTCTGGTTGTTCTGGTGCTGGGTCTCGGCCTCACCGCGGCCGTCGCTGAACAGACCCGTCGTCTCGGTCAGCAGAGCCATGAACAGATCGAGCGGGCCCTGCTCGATGACGTCGCCGATGCGATCGAGATGAAGCTCAAGGAGGTGATCGACACGATCAACGGCGTGGCGGGCCTGTTCAACGCCTCCGCAGAGGTGGATCGGCGCGAATTCAGCACCTACTACGAGACGCTGCGCCGCGAGGAGAACAGTCTCGCCGGCATCCAGGGCATCGGCTTCAGCCGCTTCCTCACCGCGGCCCAATGGCCATCCCAGACGGCGGCGCTGCGTGCGGAGGGTTTTGACGATTTCACGATCCGTCCACCGGGGCCGCGGCCCTACGGCAGCGCGATTGTCTACCTGGAGCCCTTCGACCTTCGCAACCAGCGGGCCTTCGGGTTCGACATGTACAGCGAGCCCGTCCGTCGCCGGGCCATGGATCGTGCCGCGCAGACGGGGCGGGCCTCGCTGTCGGGTCAGGTGCAACTCGTGCAGGAAGGCACCATCGACGTGCAGCCCGGGGTGCTGATCTATCTGCCGGTCTGCCGCCAGGGAACGCGCACGCCGCCGCGTTCCGCCTCGCAGTACTCCACAACGCTGCAGGGGTGGGCCTACGCGCCGATCCGGGTGGGGGATCTGGTGCAGGCGGCGCTGCGCACGATCAACAACCCTGTGCTGGCCGGTTCAACCGTGCGGGTGTACGACGGCGACACGGTCGCGAGCAGCGATCTGATTTTCGACAACACCCGCCAGCAGAATCGCCCGTCGCTCGGCCACGCCCAGTACCAGCCGATCACCGTGGCGGGTCGACGCTGGAGGATCGGTATTCAGCTCAGCGATCAGCTGATCGGTCCGGGCGGCTGGTCCGGCCAGGTGCTGCTGGTGCTGGTGCTCGGTTCGATGGGGACAGTGATTGCTTCGCTGGCGACGGCGATGCTGATCACGAATCACCTGCGTACCCGTGAAGCCCTGGCGATCGCCGAGAAAGCCAATCAGGAGCGGGCCCTGGCCGCCACCGTGTTCGAGGCCAGCCCCGAGGCGATCGTCGTCACCGATTCCCAGGGCAGGGTGCTGTCGGCCAATCAGAGCTTCGCCCGCATCACGGGCTATGCCGGAGCCGAGATCCTGGGGCGCAGTCTCAACCTGCTCAAGTCCGGGCGGCATGAGGGTGATTTCTACGCCCGGCTCTGGGAGGACGCCCGCGAGCGAGGGTTCTGGCAGGGCGAGATCTGGAACCGGCTGCGCAGCGGCGAGATCCGTCGCCATGAGCTGAGCGTCACCGCCGTGCACGACTCCGCTCTGCAGATCAGTCACTTCGTGGGCATGCTTCAGGACATCACCGATCGCCACCACGCCCAGGAACTGGTGCGCTACAGGGCTCTTCACGATGAGCTCACCGGGCTGCCGGGGCGGGCGATGCTGCAGGAGAAGCTCAATGTCGCCCTGGCCGTGGCGGAGCGGCAGGGCGGCCATGTGGGCCTGCTGTTTCTCGATCTCAACGGCTTCAAGCCGGTCAATGATCAGTACGGTCATGCCATCGGCGACCGGGTGCTGCGGCTGGTGGCCCAGCGCCTGCGCGCCGCCACCCACAGCGAGGATCTGGTGGCGCGCCTGGGCGGCGATGAATTCGTGATCCTGGTGCCGCGGGCCATCGGTCTGGAGGAGCTGCAGGCCTTCGCTCAGAAGATCCAGGCGGTGATTCGCCTCTGCAGCAGCGAGTTCGATCTGCCGATCGCCATCAGCGCCAGCATCGGCATCGCTCTTTCGCCGCAGCATGGCATCAGCTCCGGGCAGCTCCTCGATGCCGCCGATCAGGCGATGTATCGCTCCAAACAGGACGACAGCCATGGCATCACCATCGCCCGGCAGGTGCCGACGACGCTCGCCGCTCCGGGGGATGACAGCCAGCCTGGGAGCTGA
- a CDS encoding CARDB domain-containing protein, whose translation MVRLHIANTVTDLVHGDVQEHLPLERIPLRGDVLGLGTTSGWDNGELTFLQTGPDGGSSIYKSEPSDGSIRRLTGGSGLSHFPYVCFSDDATSLRRPVPAELLSGAGGRPLQETIGGAIAAMTAAGSLERAPLYGLRLLSLWESLVITVASKLCMGQLRRNDGLARLQALAGGEAGVGATIYERLPHFRLSAEDPATPGDPVRWLGRSLHWDGCGFYDTQPELGRVTVPATGAHLHLHGCSTDLRHGGHLHHEHPGSRLQELERLVLYPLQTIHAMASDLAIRELSFEAGELRFSVLNEGNLDASDVGVAVVIEDRWSDHRYLHLPWLGAGEGEQVRMPLNLAPGRHRLEVIVDPERRILEEACRQANNRQSLVVQIPG comes from the coding sequence ATGGTCCGTCTTCACATCGCCAACACGGTCACCGATCTGGTGCACGGGGACGTGCAGGAGCACCTGCCCCTGGAGCGGATCCCGCTGCGGGGCGATGTGCTCGGCCTCGGCACCACCAGCGGCTGGGACAACGGCGAACTCACCTTTCTGCAGACCGGGCCCGACGGCGGCAGCAGCATCTACAAGAGCGAACCCTCCGATGGCAGCATCCGCCGGCTGACCGGCGGCTCCGGGCTCAGCCACTTCCCCTACGTCTGCTTCAGCGATGACGCCACGTCCCTGCGGCGGCCGGTGCCGGCGGAGCTGCTGAGCGGCGCCGGGGGCAGGCCCCTGCAGGAGACGATCGGCGGGGCGATCGCCGCGATGACCGCCGCCGGCAGCCTGGAGCGGGCACCGCTGTACGGGCTGCGGCTCCTCAGCCTCTGGGAGTCGCTGGTGATCACGGTGGCCTCCAAGCTCTGCATGGGCCAGCTGCGGCGCAACGATGGCCTGGCGCGGCTGCAGGCGCTGGCGGGCGGCGAGGCGGGCGTGGGCGCGACGATCTACGAGCGGCTGCCCCACTTCCGCCTCAGTGCGGAGGATCCCGCCACCCCCGGCGATCCGGTGCGCTGGCTGGGCCGCAGCCTGCACTGGGACGGCTGCGGCTTCTACGACACCCAGCCGGAGCTGGGGCGGGTGACGGTGCCGGCGACCGGCGCCCACCTGCACCTGCACGGCTGCAGCACCGATCTGCGCCACGGCGGCCACCTGCACCATGAACACCCGGGCAGCCGGCTGCAGGAGCTGGAGCGGCTGGTGCTCTACCCGCTGCAGACGATCCATGCCATGGCCTCCGATCTGGCCATCCGGGAGCTGAGCTTCGAAGCGGGGGAGCTGCGGTTCTCGGTGCTGAACGAAGGCAACCTCGATGCCAGCGACGTGGGCGTGGCGGTGGTGATCGAAGATCGCTGGAGCGATCACCGCTACCTGCACCTCCCCTGGCTGGGGGCGGGCGAAGGGGAGCAGGTGCGCATGCCCCTGAACCTGGCACCCGGCCGCCACCGGCTGGAGGTGATCGTCGATCCTGAGCGGCGCATCCTGGAGGAGGCCTGCCGCCAGGCGAACAACCGCCAGAGCCTCGTGGTGCAGATCCCCGGCTGA
- a CDS encoding ABC transporter permease subunit (The N-terminal region of this protein, as described by TIGR01726, is a three transmembrane segment that identifies a subfamily of ABC transporter permease subunits, which specificities that include histidine, arginine, glutamine, glutamate, L-cystine (sic), the opines (in Agrobacterium) octopine and nopaline, etc.), which produces MAVASTDPGGKPAEPMPWWHNRRALPWLVQGVVGLVLLLLIAFLLGNLVRNLTAAGLLLTWRWLGQPAGFDVSESLLPFSPDLPYWRALLVGLVNTLRAVIAGLIGSTLLGTLVGMASFSSNALLRRLVRIYVEINRNIPLLLQLVFWYFVVFLSLPNGSAAPQLPGVVLAKSGLYLAGFGSAGWELPSLTNGVWHAPLQLSVEFAALLTGLIVHVSVFIAEVVRGGISSVPRGQWEAASSLGLHWWTTMRRIVLPQALRVIVPGLNSQYINLAKGTSLAIAVGYTDLYSVAETTLNQTGRAIEVYLILLTAYLAIDLGISALMNGLNHSVQVKER; this is translated from the coding sequence ATGGCGGTCGCCTCCACGGACCCCGGCGGCAAGCCGGCCGAACCCATGCCCTGGTGGCACAACCGCCGCGCCCTGCCCTGGTTGGTCCAGGGAGTGGTTGGTCTGGTGCTGTTGCTGCTGATCGCCTTTCTGCTGGGCAATCTGGTGCGCAACCTCACCGCCGCCGGCCTGCTGCTCACCTGGCGCTGGCTGGGCCAGCCCGCCGGTTTCGACGTCAGCGAATCGCTGCTGCCGTTCAGCCCCGACCTTCCCTACTGGCGCGCCCTGCTGGTGGGCCTGGTCAACACCCTGCGGGCCGTGATCGCCGGCCTGATCGGCTCGACGCTGCTGGGCACGCTTGTGGGCATGGCCTCCTTCAGCAGCAATGCCCTGCTGCGCCGGCTGGTACGGATCTATGTGGAGATCAACCGCAACATCCCGCTGCTGCTGCAGCTGGTCTTCTGGTATTTCGTGGTCTTCCTGTCCCTGCCCAATGGCAGTGCCGCCCCGCAGCTGCCCGGCGTGGTGCTGGCCAAATCCGGTCTCTACCTGGCGGGCTTCGGATCCGCGGGCTGGGAGCTTCCGAGCCTGACCAACGGGGTCTGGCACGCGCCACTGCAGCTCAGCGTCGAGTTCGCGGCCCTGCTCACCGGCCTGATCGTGCACGTCAGCGTCTTCATCGCTGAGGTGGTGCGTGGCGGCATCAGCTCCGTGCCGCGCGGACAGTGGGAGGCCGCCTCGTCGCTGGGGCTGCACTGGTGGACGACGATGCGCCGCATCGTGCTGCCCCAGGCCCTGCGGGTGATCGTGCCGGGACTCAACAGCCAGTACATCAATCTCGCCAAGGGAACCTCCCTGGCCATCGCCGTGGGCTACACCGACCTCTACTCGGTGGCCGAAACCACCCTCAACCAGACGGGCCGGGCGATTGAGGTGTACCTGATCCTGTTGACCGCCTACCTGGCCATCGATCTGGGAATCTCCGCCCTGATGAACGGCCTCAACCACAGCGTGCAGGTGAAGGAACGCTGA
- a CDS encoding amino acid ABC transporter permease: MTAVLHRLRRDYFATPVDSAISVVLILLVGSGLIGLLRWALFQAEWAVIQVNSTLFAVGRYPVEQQWRLWLVTALLAAASGISWGLLRALPRRDRRLEARLWPLNDRIAIILFAAIALVLPALLRLSPAIQARWWLITALLLALRWAAGHWGAGRRGRLALRLLPLVWPVLYLFGLGLIGGGLGLIQVPPGEWGGLLLTLVQASLAILLCFPLGVLLALGRGSDLPLLRWSSVVYIEFIRGAPLITLLFLGQNILGFLLPGGVAPERVWRAALVLTLFAAAYLAEAVRAGLAAVPRGQLEAARSLGLSTPQAMTSIVLPQAIRTAMPAMVGQFIALLQDTTLLSLIGLLELLGTARTVMANPAFLGRNAEVYLTLAVLFWCCCAALGLGSRALERRLNPNTTA, from the coding sequence ATGACAGCCGTGCTCCATCGCCTGCGGCGGGACTACTTCGCCACCCCCGTGGACAGCGCGATCAGCGTGGTGCTGATCCTGCTGGTCGGTTCAGGCCTGATCGGGCTGCTGCGCTGGGCCCTGTTCCAGGCCGAGTGGGCCGTGATCCAGGTCAACAGCACCCTGTTCGCCGTCGGCCGCTACCCGGTGGAGCAGCAGTGGCGGCTGTGGCTGGTGACAGCCCTGCTGGCGGCGGCCAGCGGCATCAGCTGGGGACTGCTGCGGGCCCTGCCCCGTCGCGATCGCCGCCTGGAAGCCAGGCTCTGGCCCCTCAACGACCGCATCGCCATCATCCTGTTCGCCGCCATTGCCCTGGTGCTGCCAGCTCTGCTGCGGTTGTCGCCGGCCATCCAGGCACGCTGGTGGCTGATCACCGCCCTGCTGCTGGCTCTGCGCTGGGCGGCGGGGCACTGGGGAGCGGGTCGCCGCGGCCGCCTCGCCCTCCGGTTGCTGCCCCTAGTCTGGCCGGTGCTCTACCTGTTCGGCCTTGGCCTAATCGGCGGGGGGCTCGGACTGATCCAGGTGCCCCCAGGCGAGTGGGGCGGCCTGCTGCTCACCCTGGTGCAGGCCAGCCTGGCGATCCTGCTCTGCTTTCCGCTCGGGGTGCTACTGGCGCTTGGCCGCGGCAGCGATCTGCCGCTGCTGCGCTGGAGCTCGGTGGTCTACATCGAGTTCATCCGCGGCGCCCCGCTGATCACCCTGCTGTTCCTGGGGCAGAACATCCTGGGATTCCTGCTGCCCGGTGGAGTTGCGCCTGAACGGGTTTGGCGTGCCGCCCTGGTGCTCACCCTGTTCGCGGCGGCCTACCTGGCCGAAGCCGTCCGTGCCGGCCTGGCGGCGGTTCCCCGGGGCCAGCTGGAGGCCGCTCGCTCGCTCGGGCTGTCCACGCCCCAGGCCATGACGAGCATCGTGCTGCCCCAGGCCATCCGCACGGCGATGCCGGCGATGGTGGGCCAGTTCATCGCCCTGCTGCAGGACACCACACTGCTGTCCCTGATCGGACTGCTCGAGCTGCTGGGCACCGCCCGCACCGTGATGGCCAACCCGGCCTTCCTCGGCCGCAACGCCGAGGTCTACCTGACGCTTGCCGTTCTGTTCTGGTGCTGCTGCGCCGCCCTCGGTCTCGGCAGCCGCGCGCTGGAACGTCGCCTCAACCCCAACACAACAGCCTGA
- a CDS encoding fasciclin domain-containing protein → MATILEAAQAAGCFHTLLTAVELAGLTAALESPGPFTVFAPVDDAFAALPPGTVHTLVDNTPQLARILKYHVLAGAHRREELIVHAEWESLEGAPVPIRRADPFEVKNATVLQADITCDNGIVHVLNRVILPG, encoded by the coding sequence ATGGCCACGATCCTCGAAGCGGCACAGGCCGCCGGCTGCTTCCACACCCTGCTCACCGCCGTCGAGCTGGCCGGCCTGACCGCCGCCCTGGAGAGTCCCGGTCCGTTCACGGTGTTCGCGCCGGTCGACGACGCCTTCGCGGCCCTGCCGCCCGGCACCGTGCATACCCTGGTGGACAACACCCCCCAGCTGGCCCGCATCCTCAAATATCACGTTCTCGCCGGTGCCCACAGACGCGAGGAGCTGATCGTGCATGCCGAATGGGAGAGCCTGGAAGGAGCCCCGGTGCCGATTCGTCGGGCCGACCCCTTCGAGGTGAAGAACGCCACGGTGCTGCAGGCCGACATCACCTGTGACAACGGCATCGTGCATGTGCTCAACCGGGTGATCCTGCCCGGCTGA